From the genome of Acropora palmata chromosome 4, jaAcrPala1.3, whole genome shotgun sequence, one region includes:
- the LOC141879093 gene encoding uncharacterized protein LOC141879093 isoform X1: MLRDFARLRNVFHVIVGLALLSCKAIAQNACNQDQITWKSKVKDRCLECHKCPEGFQPSVRCGSTVEYGTPVHCVQCELGRTYSNSNGTFQCHLCKVCPEGKAVKKNCTLVANTECDNRCIKGYYLEPFIFKCFRCAECCGDEHDEKATDCASGENKCKIRFTSKPCKKKEIGTEATNGKKAPSTVLLHDGTTSQTTTEELKETTTTVRPTTQGDGVTPFSGDKMEHKEKDNKPLLYIVCSLIAALILLAVLAVFFVIRRRRESIDRVPDIEESTQSQATETNSGFLTLEQLEQRHLEQFDTMCLRLDNRRRSFRWDYVSLAAKYQKISLDERDSLHGERQTKGGSPSRELMSYIKAKYPNHSVVELTKNLKGIGRDDIAEMLEPLVKNTA; the protein is encoded by the exons ATGTTGAGGGATTTTGCAAGGTTGCGAAATGTATTTCACGTTATAGTCGGTCTTGCGTTGTTG TCGTGTAAAGCTATTGCACAAAACGCATGCAACCAAGACCAAATCACATGGAAATCAAAAGTAAAGGACAGGTGCCTGGAGTGTCACAAGTGTCCCGAGGGATTCCAGCCGTCTGTACGCTGTGGCAGCACAGTAGAGTACGGGACACCAGTACACTGTGTTCAGTGTGAGCTAGGAAGAACATACTCGAACAGTAATGGGACATTTCAGTGCCACTTGTGCAAAGTTTGCCCTGAAGGGAAAGCCGTGAAGAAAAACTGCACTCTTGTCGCAAACACCGAGTGCGATAATAGGTGCATTAAGGGTTACTATCTCGAAccgtttattttcaaatgcttCCGTTGTGCGGAATGTTGCGGGGACGAGCACGACGAAAAGGCAACGGATTGCGCTAGTGGcgaaaataaatgcaaaatacGATTTACAAGTAAACCTTGCAAGAAAAAGGAGATTGGTACAGAGGCGACGAATGGCAAGAAGGCACCGTCCACTGTGTTGCTTCATGACGGCACCACTTCGCAAACAACGACTGAGGAACTCAAGGAAACCACCACAACAGTTCGGCCGACAACCCAAGGAGACGGTGTCACACCATTTTCCGGCGATAAGATGGAacataaagaaaaagacaacaaaccCTTGCTCTATATTGTATGTTCGCTGATAGCCGCCTTGATCCTGCTCGCAGTGTTGgcagttttctttgtaatcAGACGACGACGAGAGTCAATAGATCGCGTACCTGACATTGAAGAATCGACTCAGTCGCAGGCGACTGAAACGAATTCAg GTTTCTTAACCCTCGAGCAGCTTGAACAGAGACATCTCGAGCAATTTGACACAATGTGCTTGAGGCTTGATAACCGAAGAAGGTCCTTCCGCTGGGACTACGTAAGCCTGGCTGCTAAGTACCAGAAGATCTCGCTGGATGAGCGAGACTCCTTACACGGGGAGCGACAGACGAAAGGAGGAAGTCCATCCAGGGAATTAATGAGCTATATCAAAGCAAAGTACCCCAATCATTCCGTCGTCGAGCTCACAAAGAATCTCAAGGGGATTGGACGTGATGACATCGCAGAGATGCTTGAGCCACTGGTTAAAAACACGGCTTGA
- the LOC141879093 gene encoding uncharacterized protein LOC141879093 isoform X2: MKAIDEHLQDQWRLSQSCKAIAQNACNQDQITWKSKVKDRCLECHKCPEGFQPSVRCGSTVEYGTPVHCVQCELGRTYSNSNGTFQCHLCKVCPEGKAVKKNCTLVANTECDNRCIKGYYLEPFIFKCFRCAECCGDEHDEKATDCASGENKCKIRFTSKPCKKKEIGTEATNGKKAPSTVLLHDGTTSQTTTEELKETTTTVRPTTQGDGVTPFSGDKMEHKEKDNKPLLYIVCSLIAALILLAVLAVFFVIRRRRESIDRVPDIEESTQSQATETNSGFLTLEQLEQRHLEQFDTMCLRLDNRRRSFRWDYVSLAAKYQKISLDERDSLHGERQTKGGSPSRELMSYIKAKYPNHSVVELTKNLKGIGRDDIAEMLEPLVKNTA, from the exons TCAATGGCGACTTTCACAG TCGTGTAAAGCTATTGCACAAAACGCATGCAACCAAGACCAAATCACATGGAAATCAAAAGTAAAGGACAGGTGCCTGGAGTGTCACAAGTGTCCCGAGGGATTCCAGCCGTCTGTACGCTGTGGCAGCACAGTAGAGTACGGGACACCAGTACACTGTGTTCAGTGTGAGCTAGGAAGAACATACTCGAACAGTAATGGGACATTTCAGTGCCACTTGTGCAAAGTTTGCCCTGAAGGGAAAGCCGTGAAGAAAAACTGCACTCTTGTCGCAAACACCGAGTGCGATAATAGGTGCATTAAGGGTTACTATCTCGAAccgtttattttcaaatgcttCCGTTGTGCGGAATGTTGCGGGGACGAGCACGACGAAAAGGCAACGGATTGCGCTAGTGGcgaaaataaatgcaaaatacGATTTACAAGTAAACCTTGCAAGAAAAAGGAGATTGGTACAGAGGCGACGAATGGCAAGAAGGCACCGTCCACTGTGTTGCTTCATGACGGCACCACTTCGCAAACAACGACTGAGGAACTCAAGGAAACCACCACAACAGTTCGGCCGACAACCCAAGGAGACGGTGTCACACCATTTTCCGGCGATAAGATGGAacataaagaaaaagacaacaaaccCTTGCTCTATATTGTATGTTCGCTGATAGCCGCCTTGATCCTGCTCGCAGTGTTGgcagttttctttgtaatcAGACGACGACGAGAGTCAATAGATCGCGTACCTGACATTGAAGAATCGACTCAGTCGCAGGCGACTGAAACGAATTCAg GTTTCTTAACCCTCGAGCAGCTTGAACAGAGACATCTCGAGCAATTTGACACAATGTGCTTGAGGCTTGATAACCGAAGAAGGTCCTTCCGCTGGGACTACGTAAGCCTGGCTGCTAAGTACCAGAAGATCTCGCTGGATGAGCGAGACTCCTTACACGGGGAGCGACAGACGAAAGGAGGAAGTCCATCCAGGGAATTAATGAGCTATATCAAAGCAAAGTACCCCAATCATTCCGTCGTCGAGCTCACAAAGAATCTCAAGGGGATTGGACGTGATGACATCGCAGAGATGCTTGAGCCACTGGTTAAAAACACGGCTTGA